A section of the Humulus lupulus chromosome 2, drHumLupu1.1, whole genome shotgun sequence genome encodes:
- the LOC133817708 gene encoding indole-3-acetic acid-amido synthetase GH3.10 translates to MEPAANISATKNQQRNGSYNYNNTNENDIVSWFEEVSENAGWVQTQTLRWILELNYGAEYLKKWFGGIDIHELDACALESLYTTLVPLSSHSDIEPLIQRIADGDTAPLLTQQPITTLSLSSGTTEGRQKFVPFTRHSAQTTLQIFRLAAAYRSRAFPTKEGGKILEFIYSSKQSKTKGGLTVGTATTHYYNSQEFKIKQEKTKSFTCSPQEVISSGDYKQSTYCHLLLGLFFSDQVEFITSTFAYSIVQAFTSFEELWKELCADIREGTLSSSIIKLPKLRKSVLEIIFPYPSLASKIEASCRELEDLDWFGLIPKIWPNAKYVYSIMTGSMQPYMKKLRHYAKDLPLVSADYGSTESWIGANLDPCLPPERVTFAVIPTFSYFEFIPLYRMKRNCISVSDDFIEDEPVPLSQVKVGQEYEIVLTTFTGLYRYRLGDVVEVAGFYKGTPKLNFLCRRKLLLTVNIDKNTEKDLQIVVEKGSELLTSKAKAELVDFTSHAEVAKQPGHYVIYWEIKGKADERVLKECCEAMDASFVDHGYVVSRRTNSIGPLELCIVERGTFKKILEHFIRNGAAMSQFKTPRCTSNQVILKILNVCTIQRFHSTAYD, encoded by the exons aTGGAACCGGCAGCTAATATTTCAGCTACAAAAAATCAGCAGAGAAACGGCAGCTACAACTATAATAACACTAATGAAAACGACATCGTTAGCTGGTTTGAAGAAGTGTCGGAAAACGCCGGTTGGGTACAGACTCAGACCCTTCGCTGGATACTGGAGCTGAATTATGGTGCGGAGTATTTAAAGAAATGGTTTGGTGGCATAGATATCCATGAGTTAGACGCATGTGCATTGGAATCCCTTTACACCactttggttcctctttcttctcATTCTGATATCGAGCCCCTTATTCAAAGAATTGCAGATGGGGACACTGCTCCTCTCCTCACTCAACAACCAATCACCACTCTCTCTCTAAG CTCCGGTACAACAGAAGGCAGGCAAAAATTTGTACCTTTCACTCGGCACAGTGcccaaaccacacttcaaataTTTAGATTGGCAGCAGCTTATAGATCAAG GGCTTTCCCTACAAAGGAAGGAGGGAAAATACTTGAATTCATTTATAGCAGCAAACAGTCCAAAACCAAAGGTGGATTAACAGTAGGAACAGCCACAACTCACTATTACAACAGTCAAGAATTCAAAATCAAGCAAGAGAAAACTAAGTCCTTTACTTGTAGCCCACAAGAGGTCATCTCAAGTGGAGATTATAAACAATCAACTTACTGTCATCTCTTACTTGGGCTCTTCTTCTCTGACCAAGTTGAGTTCATTACCTCCACTTTTGCCTACAGCATAGTCCAGGCCTTTACTTCCTTTGAAGAGCTTTGGAAAGAGCTGTGTGCTGATATAAGAGAAGGCACTTTGAGTAGCTCAATAATCAAATTGCCAAAACTAAGGAAATCAGTCTTGGAAATAATCTTTCCTTACCCAAGTTTGGCTTCAAAAATTGAGGCCAGTTGCAGGGAGTTGGAAGATTTGGATTGGTTTGGTCTCATTCCAAAAATTTGGCCCAATGCCAAGTATGTTTACTCAATAATGACTGGCTCTATGCAACCTTACATGAAAAAGTTAAGGCACTATGCTAAGGATTTGCCATTAGTTAGTGCTGATTATGGGTCGACAGAGAGTTGGATTGGGGCTAATTTAGACCCTTGTTTACCTCCTGAAAGGGTCACTTTCGCAGTGATTCCTACCTTTTCTTACTTTGAGTTCATACCACTTTATAGGATGAAGAGGAATTGCATTTCAGTCAGCGATGACTTCATAGAAGATGAACCAGTCCCACTCTCCCAAGTCAAGGTTGGACAAGAGTATGAGATTGTCCTCACCACTTTCACAG GGCTTTACAGGTACAGATTGGGGGACGTAGTGGAAGTAGCAGGATTCTATAAAGGGACACCAAAATTAAACTTCTTGTGCAGAAGAAAGCTTTTGCTAACGGTAAATATCGACAAAAACACAGAAAAGGACCTCCAAATAGTGGTGGAGAAAGGGTCAGAACTGTTGACCAGCAAGGCCAAAGCCGAACTTGTTGACTTTACCAGCCATGCTGAGGTGGCAAAACAGCCAGGTCACTATGTTATTTACTGGGAGATTAAAGGAAAAGCCGATGAGAGGGTCCTTAAAGAATGTTGTGAAGCGATGGACGCGTCGTTTGTGGACCATGGCTATGTCGTTTCGAGAAGAACCAACTCCATAGGCCCTTTAGAGCTGTGCATTGTGGAGAGAGGAACTTTTAAGAAAATTTTGGAACATTTTATTAGGAATGGGGCTGCCATGAGCCAGTTCAAGACCCCTAGGTGCACCTCCAACCAGGTTATTCTCAAAATCTTAAATGTTTGCACGATTCAAAGGTTTCATAGCACAGCCTATGACTAA